In Triticum urartu cultivar G1812 chromosome 6, Tu2.1, whole genome shotgun sequence, the following proteins share a genomic window:
- the LOC125516794 gene encoding myb-related protein 340-like, with the protein MCRTRSRRLDRWPASYKLGNIHARQYICSDSTPRLLHTTTSPHSRSLSLPDGESTARLRVVIVGMEQYGWGREEGGWRKGPWTAQEDKLLLGYVRQQGDGRWNSVAKLTGLKRSGKSCRLRWVNYLRPDLKRGKITPQEETVILELHALWGNRWSTIARSLPGRTDNEIKNYWRTHFKKGKPSSKNIERARARFLKQRREIMQGHHEHQRDVQDDDGAASADNNGDGAASHHADEATTWPAPPPAQDDDDLAMMRDMADMDDFLQYHDPMSTSAYFLLDGGDAAASDAGSSGEIDACGATWGSLWNLDDVVVVDDVGGGGACGWGSFALLQDHGLAFY; encoded by the exons ATGTGCCGCACCAGGAGCAGGAGGCTGGATCGATGGCCGGCTAGCTACAAGCTAGGAAACATCCACG CGCGCCAGTATATATGCAGCGATAGCACGCCTCGTTTGTTGCACACCACCACCTCGCCTCACTCTCGCTCGCTCTCTCTCCCTGACGGGGAGTCTACAGCTCGATTACGAGTAGTTATTGTTGGAATGGAGCAGTATGGCTGGGGAAGGGAGGAGGGAGGGTGGAGGAAAGGGCCGTGGACGGCGCAGGAAGACAAGCTGCTGCTCGGCTATGTTCGGCAGCAGGGGGATGGGAGGTGGAATTCTGTCGCCAAGCTCACAG GTCTGAAGAGAAGCGGGAAGAGCTGCAGGCTTCGGTGGGTGAATTACCTGCGACCTGACCTCAAGAGAGGCAAGATCACGCCGCAGGAGGAGACCGTCATACTCGAGCTCCATGCCTTGTGGGGAAACAG ATGGTCGACGATTGCGCGTAGCCTCCCCGGCCGGACGGACAACGAGATCAAGAACTACTGGCGGACGCACTTCAAGAAGGGCAAGCCGTCGTCCAAGAACATCGAGCGCGCCAGGGCGCGCTTCCTCAAGCAGCGCCGCGAGATCATGCAAGGTCACCACGAGCACCAGCGCGACGTCCAGGACGACGACGGCGCTGCTAGCGCGGACAACAACGGCGACGGCGCGGCTAGCCATCACGCAGATGAAGCAACAACATGGCCAGCACCGCCGCCGGCGCAGGACGACGACGACCTGGCGATGATGCGGGATATGGCGGACATGGACGACTTCCTGCAGTACCATGATCCAATGTCGACATCGGCCTACTTCCTCCTCGACGGCGGCGATGCCGCTGCCAGCGACGCGGGTTCCAGCGGGGAGATCGACGCCTGCGGCGCCACGTGGGGCAGCTTGTGGAACCTCGACGACGTCGTCGTTGTAGATGACGTCGGTGGTGGCGGCGCGTGCGGCTGGGGCAGCTTCGCTTTGCTCCAAGATCACGGACTCGCTTTCTACTAG